One window of Chitinophagaceae bacterium genomic DNA carries:
- a CDS encoding carbonic anhydrase, whose amino-acid sequence MKAYQKLLLQNQAWAKQKSEDNPDFFEKSSISQTPQFLWIGCSDSRVPANEITDSEPGQIFVHRNIANMVVHTDLNLLSVLQYAVEFLKVSDIIVCGHYGCGGIKAAMSRQHLGLINKWIRNIKEVYKIHQNEIDVLQTEELRLNRVTELNVIEQAMNLAKTGIIQRYWKQEKRPIIHGWVYGLHDGIIHELVNISWDNNLLDPIFTFDIP is encoded by the coding sequence ATGAAAGCATATCAAAAATTACTATTACAAAATCAGGCATGGGCAAAACAAAAATCAGAAGACAATCCAGATTTTTTTGAAAAATCTTCTATTTCCCAAACCCCTCAGTTTTTATGGATTGGATGCTCTGATTCAAGGGTTCCTGCTAATGAAATTACAGATTCCGAACCTGGACAGATATTTGTTCATAGAAATATAGCAAATATGGTGGTTCACACAGATTTAAATCTACTAAGTGTTTTGCAATATGCAGTAGAATTTTTAAAAGTATCTGATATTATTGTTTGTGGTCACTATGGTTGTGGTGGAATAAAAGCAGCCATGTCTCGTCAACACTTAGGACTTATAAATAAATGGATAAGAAACATAAAAGAAGTGTATAAGATACACCAGAATGAGATAGATGTTTTACAAACAGAGGAACTTAGATTGAATAGAGTCACAGAATTGAACGTCATCGAACAGGCAATGAATTTAGCTAAAACAGGTATTATCCAAAGGTATTGGAAGCAAGAGAAGCGACCTATTATACACGGTTGGGTTTATGGGCTTCATGACGGAATTATTCATGAACTCGTAAATATATCGTGGGATAATAATCTGTTAGACCCTATATTCACATTTGACATCCCCTAA